Proteins from a genomic interval of Verrucomicrobiota bacterium:
- a CDS encoding DUF2188 domain-containing protein: protein MADHASTTRTRFQEALEAVHVLPEGNGWTVMQAGHDPQAFADRETALQAAQRSAALRRVSVLVHESERATRTE, encoded by the coding sequence ATGGCCGACCACGCCTCCACGACGCGCACCCGTTTCCAAGAAGCCTTGGAAGCCGTGCACGTACTGCCCGAAGGAAACGGCTGGACGGTGATGCAGGCCGGGCACGACCCGCAGGCGTTCGCCGATCGAGAAACGGCCTTGCAAGCGGCCCAACGTTCTGCGGCCTTGCGCCGCGTAAGCGTTTTGGTGCACGAATCAGAGCGTGCCACCCGGACCGAGTGA